The Hordeum vulgare subsp. vulgare chromosome 7H, MorexV3_pseudomolecules_assembly, whole genome shotgun sequence DNA window TGTGGACTAGCCTAAGCCTCGACAAAGTGATTGGAAGCCCAAGGTATGTCAGCGGGAAAGCGACAACTTTCCCTCCGAAGCTAGCTAGGGTGTGCTGCAGGTCCATGTTGTCACATATAATGGGTGAAGCGGTGGATTTAGATGGGTTGATGTGCAGACTTGAGGCTTGTCCAAAGTCACGTAGGATAGCCATCATAACTTCGATTTCTTCTCTTGCCGGATTTGCGAAGATGATGGCGTCGTCTGCATAGAGGCTCACTCTCAGGGGGATGCCCCTGCCTGGCAACGGGGCGATTTCATGCAACTCCGTTGCCTTCTCTAGGAGTCGGTGCAGGGTGTCGATGGCGATGATGAAAAGAAGTGGAGAGAGTGAGTCTCCTTGCCGTAGGCCCCGTTGATGTGTGAAGTATTTGCCGACAGTGCCGTTTAACATGACGACCGAAGAGGCCGTGCAGAGGAGCAGTGAAACCCGGTCCCGCCAGCGCGCCGGGAATCCGAGTTGTTGCAGCACCTCTAGAAGGTACTCCCATGAGACGCTATCAAAAGCTTTTGCGATGTCTAGCTTAAGCAGTAGGGCTGGTTGCTTCTTCCTATGTAGAGATCTAACTATATTCTGCACATAGAGGAAACTATCTTGCGTTGATTTGGAGCGAAGGAATGCTGATTGCGCCGGGGAGATTATGCTACTGATCACCGTGGAAAGACGCGTGGAGAGGACTTTGGAGATGAGCTTGGCCATCGAATGGAGATGACTTTGGAGATGTTCCAAGCCCGTTCCACCGTGGTATGGAAGCGAGGGAAACTCGGCCAGAAGCTCTCGAATCTGAAAAGGGCTGCACGGGGGGAGGCGGAGGTGTCAGCCAGGATCAGCGGGCAGTGGTCTGATGTTGCTGTTGACGCCGCGATGAGTGACACCGATGGGAAGATGCATTCCCAGGAGGTATTGCAGAAGAACTTATCAATGCTCACTAGGGTAGGATATTGACGCTCGTTGCTCCACGTGTATCTACGGTTCTTACATCTAATTTCCTTTAAACCCTTCGCGTCAATGGCTGTTCTGAACCTACCCATGAGCCTACGGTTGAGATTGGAGTTGTTCTTGTCTCGCGCCTCGTATATGAGGTTGAAATCCCCGTTGATAAGCCAAGGATCGTTGAGGGGGGGCGCCAAGAGGGAAAGTTCCCGAAGGAAATCTTCCTTTCTCGCGTCGTCCGCCGGACCGTAGACCGACGATATCCAAAAACTCTGGGACTGCCCGAGGAAGGTCACTCTTGCTGTAATAGCAAAAATCCTTATCGCATGCGATGAAACTATGGCTAGTTCCTTGTCCCAAAGGATGGCCGCACCTCCGCTAGTGCCTATGGCCGGTAGAGCGATACACTCTGTGAGCCTGGAGCCCCCGATCTCGCGGACTAACTGAGGTGACCAGGCGGCGATTTTGGTTTCCTGGATGCAGAGAATGGCAATGCGGTGGGCGGCCGCCATCTCCCCGACCGCTGTCCTCTTGGCTGGGTTGTTCAAGCCACGAACATTCCAGCACATGATGGGGTGGATCTTGTCATACATCTAAAACACCGATGGAGCTCCGATGACTAAAACTAATCGGCCATTGGCCTAAGAGGGACACAACCATCATACATGTTTGAGGCCGGCGCCAACCAGCAATACCCAAGATGCGCCGGCGATGAGGACCTATCCTACTGCCCGTACGAGATGGGAACCAAACTAACTCGAACCGATCGGGGTTCGGTCGCCATCGGAGATAAGAAACTAAAGGCGGCTAACATGGTTACACGGTGGCCTCATCGGCAGCTCCGTCGGGGCCGTTCATGCGAGCCATGACCCGCAGCGCCTCACTGTCCAGGTGGGTCAGCCTGGCGATGACCGAGATGTCGCTGTCGGACAGGGGCTCTTCAAAACGCTATAAGAGCGCCTTCGCGACTTCTGCCGTCAGCCTGTCCCGAGGGCCGAGCAGGCCGAGCTCCTTGACAATGCGTAGGGAGGCGCGCTGTGCCACTGGCACCGACGACCCGATGGCAGCTTGTCGCGCGCTGGAGCGAGTCGGGGTAGAGGTGGCCCTAGTCTTCGGCGGCGCCGCGGGACGACACGCGGGGGCAGTGGCAATCAGAGGCTGCTACTTGGTCGTCCGGAAGAGGCCCCACGGCTCTGGCCCGACACCGGCTCCTCCGATCTCCAGCTGCCTGACGCGTCCCGTAACCGCCCCGAGCTGGACCTCCATGGTGCTAGCTGGTGATGAGGTGGTTCTGTGGAACTGTCCCAGATCGGAGGCCGCAGCCGACAGCGTTGGACTGAAGGCGTCCAGCTGCACAGTCTCGCCGGAGGCCTGGAGCAGGTTGGCATCTACGAACTCAAGGGGGGCCGCCACTGCCGCCTCTGCGGCGATGTGGACGTCGGCCGCCAGACCGTCGACGATGACGGAGGCTATGGTGGGCTTCTTGGCCGTCCTGAAGAATTCCTCGACCGGGTCCTTCCCGCTGGCGTTGGTCCTCGCAACAGGGGTGGGCTGGGTGGCCGCAGCGGCGGAGACCGTGGCCTTGGGAGCCCCTGCAGGAGTGGAGCTCTCACGTGAGGGCCTCGACTGGCGTCTAGCTGGCGCAGTGGTCCTCCCAGCCCCCGAGCGACGGCCCGAGGACTCCCTCGATCCGCGCCTGGCCGGCGGGGATCGGCTTCGACGGCGCTGCGAAGGCGTAGCGCGAGGAGCACGCGAGGCGCCGCGGCAAAGGAGGACGTCCTTCCAGGACCTGTGTCCACCTGCACCCGGTCCTCCCTCGTCGTCGCGGTCTCTCGAGCGGCCGTCCCTAGGGCCGCCCCGGCAACCCAGGCTGGTAACGGGGGCATGAGCCAGGCGATGCATGCGGTCGCTCCTTTGGCCGTCCTCCACCCCCATCGTCCAAGATGCAGGGGCCACCATCGGGAAGGGGGAGTCATCGTCGTCGGAGCCGGACGACGGCAGACCGCTCTGGACGGAGTGGGAGGAGCGTGGAGAGGGCGGCGTCCAGTCCTCCACCCTGTCGACGTGGATGAGCATGGTGTATTCCGTCGATGCCGGCGGCGGCGCAACTCTCTTGTCTGGGGGGggagaagccctccatctccTCCACCCTCCCGGCTCCGCGAGGAAGGACCCCCAGAGTGTGCGACGTCGAAATGTCGGCTATGTCCCTGGCCCAGACCCAGCAGGCAAAGGTCTTTGTGTGACCCCGCTCTAGGGTCCGGCTGTCGAGGCGGTCGACGCGCACCCGCCTACCGAGGATCTCTTCCGCCCCCTCCACCGACCAAAAGTGCATAAAAAATTTCTCTACGACGACGCGGACGTGGAGCAGGAGGGAGTCGAACGTGGCGAGGTCGTGCTCGTGCCACGGGCTGATGTTGAAACAAGCGCCGTCGACGCGGATGGAGCCCCGGCGCACGGCGTTCACCTGGTGAGCTGGCTGCGTGAAGGTGACGAAGAAGTGCTCGGGGTGGTGAGCCGTGACCCGCAGGGAGTGCACTGGCACGGAGAGCTGGGCCTCCAGTGCCTTCCCCACAGCCATCGACGAGGAGACGTTGACCCCATCAGCTGCGGAAAGCGTGACGGCGTGGCTGCGGAGGAAAAACACGGCCTGATCCAGAGCAGGGGAGAGCACTGTGGTGGAACGGCTCTCCCCGGGGCGCCGAGACGGGTCAAGATGGCGGAGCATGGATGGAGCCGACGGAGCCATGGCCGTGGGAGGTGGAGGAGGGAACCGGAGGCGGCCAGACAGCTGAATCGCGCGAGGTGCCGGACCCAACCTATCCCTAACCGAGCCTTTCGCCTTGCGATTCTGGGGGCAACGAGAGGCGATGTGCCCCGCTCGTCTACAGGTGAGGCAGTGCACTGGGTCGCGGCAGGCAGCTAGGCGGTGACGCTTGCTAAGAGAACGAAAACAGCGGCCGGCGAACGGATTTAAAAGGTGCGGCGCAGCGTGCGGGGCATCAGCAGTGGAGGCGCCGCGGCGGTCCGTCCGGTGCGTACCTCGGACAGACCGGGGGACCGAGGGATCCGCCGATGCCAGGCGGTTTCCCCGCCGGGCCACCTCAGTCCAGCCCGGATCCGGCCCCGAAATGGCAACCTCGGCCCCCGAGGAGTTGACGATGATGGACTTGACGCGGGGCTTGAATGCGCCCGGCCTCCGCTGGGACAGGTGAGGGAGCCAGATCCCGCGGATCCCGTCCCATGCCCACCATCGGTGATGGGGAGGAGGCGCGGGGCGGACCGCTGGTTGCAGCATAGGAGCACTCTTCTCGGAGCAGGAGCCTCGGCGTGGGAGCCGGATCTGGCAGCAGGCGGTGAAGTACCCGGGGCGACGCAGGGGACGCAGGCGACGAACCACGGGGCGGTGTGGCGTCGCGCGGACCGGCGCCTGGAGGGGCCGGGAGAGCCGGTCCGCCGGGGGTTGGCCTGCCCCGGCCGGTCATAAGTGCTTGGTGAGTGGCCGCCGCGGCCGGAGTGGCCAGCGGGTGGGGGTGTGGGCGAGCTCAGAGCCAAGGGAGAAGAGTCTTATGTTTCTACTACTAGGCAGTTCGACTCCGTCTTGGAGACGAGCCTTTGAACGCGTTTCCGAGTTCAAATATACTTaccatctctcctctcctctcggtccgcctctcccgtcgcccagctccaccgcctcatcTCTGCCGCCGCCGCGCCCGTCGTACCCCCGAACCCTAGCTTCGCGGCGGAGAACTACCTCGTCGACACCTGCGGCCTCACCCGGGCCCAGGCACTCAAGGCCTCCGCCAAGGTCAACCACCTCAGGTCCCCCTCCTATCCTGACGCCGTCCTCGCCTTCCTCGCCGGCCTCGGCCTCTCCAGCGCCCACGTGGCCGCCCTCGTCGCCAAGGACCCCAAGTTCCTCTGCGCCGGCGTAGAGAGGACCCTGGCCCCCGTCGTCGTCGGGCTGGCCGGCCTCGGTTTCTCGCGTCCTGAGATCGCGCGCCTCGTCTCGCTCGGTGGCGCCAAATTCCGTTGTAGATCCGTCGTCTCGAGTCTACAATACTACCTGCACCTCTTCGGCTCCGCCGAGAAGCTCTTCCGGGCGCTCAAGCATGGCTCCTGCCTTCTCTCGTCCGACCTCGAGCTCGTGATCAAGCCCAACGTCGCGTTCCTGGAGGAGTGCGGGCTAGGTGCTTGCGATATTGCCAAGCTGTGCATCGGCGCTCCATGGTTGCTTAGCACCAACCTGGACCGTCTCCAGGCAATCGTCGCATGCGCCGAAGGTATAGGTGTGCCTCGGTGCTCTGGGATGTTCAGGCAAGCGCTGCAGGTTGCATTCCTCGGCGAGGAGTATATCACAGCCAAAGTGGACCACTTGAAGAACATGTTCAGGTGGTCGGATGCTGAGGTGCGCATTGCTGTTTGCAAAGCTCCAATGGTGCTGACATTGTCGAAGGACCTGCTGCAGAGGAAGTCAGGGTTTCTGGTCTCTGAAGTTGGGTTGGAACCGGCATACATGGCTCATCGGTTGACATTGCTCACCTACAGTCTAGAGGGCCGGCTAAGGCCCCGGTACTATGTTGTAAAGTTTCTTAAGGAAAATGGATTGCTAGATTATGGACGAGACTACTATAATGCAGTCGTGCTGACCGAGAAGGTATTCATGGAGAAGTTCATATGCCCTCACAAGAAAGCTGCACCACAACTCGCCAAAGACTATGCAGCAGCGTGCAGAGGGGAAGTGCCGGCTAGATTCAGATTTACATGAACCAACTCCAGTATGAAAATTCGTAACATTTTCACTATTTGTGTGAGATTCaagagaaacatgcaacacatgtGATTGTTTCCGTAAGCTAAGCTGGACTGTCGAAGACTCGAAGTAATTGTTCTTTAGGCATCTTTACATTTACTTTATATATACTGGTTGATTGATCTAGGCAGGGGTAATGGCTCCTGTGTAGTGTTCTGTTTTTTGGAGCGAATTACCTTTGACTGACAAATACCCCCTCCTATTCAGGCTTAATTCAGAACTCAGAAGTAGTCTTCTATCTACTGTCGGCATCTTGCCTTGATGTAGCAAGTTTACGAGATATTTGATTTGCTGCAAGTATGACACATTTGATTGTTTCATCTGCGAATTTATTTATGAATCTGCAAAGAAGAGAGAAATACTTCTATAGTTTTTTTTTTTGGCACATTACAAAACTTGTATGATGGTGTGTAACTATGTAAATTATTTCATGAACTCATCATGATTAGTCAATGAAGGGAAGTTGCACCTAGAGAACCATTCTCTTTATCTTGCTGGCATGCATGTGTTGTTTTTCCAGCCAAGTGGACCTCCATAGTTTGGTTGCTTCTGATGAGCAAATGGATAATACTACACTGATGGCACTCCCATCTTCAGATCTGGCTGCTAAGCGAATATGCATACTGCATTACTGCTTCACATTTTGTTTCAGTTTTTGAGTTTCAAGTGAAGTGCATTGGCTGAGCCAGCTACTGTTGTGCACAGGGTGATGGCGTGTCCTTGATGGTGACCAGGACGATGACTAGATCACCGAGGCCCTGAGGATGATCAGGAGGCAACATAGCAGCAGCAGAGGGGCACCCACAACAATCCTCAGCAGCACATGTTCCCAGCCCTCCACATTTCGTCAACATACATCCAACAACTAAAATTTTATCAGCAACGATGTAGTACTGTTCTGTTTCCAGAGAAAACTCACCAAAGGTTTATTTAGATCAGCTGAAGAAGCTAATATACTGCCGAAACTGCGGATCTAGAGAGTTCAGGGAGAAGGCAGACACCTGCAAGTACACAGCTGGACTTTACAGAAAAGAGAGCCTACTGTCCATATATGCAGATAGGAACACAGTGGCGGAGCTACAAGTTAAGTTGTAAGGAAGCTAAAAAAACTGTGGTTTGAATGAACATGACAGGTATATGGTGCGATGTACAGGGAATGGGATTCAGTTCAACTACACAGATAACCAGAGAAAAAGCAGCTAGCACAAGATAGTGCAGATCTAACAAGTCATTCTAGTTCCGAAAGAGAAGCAGCAAAGAGGAAGTTCCGCAGCTACAACGGAGAACCAGCTCAAATTGCCTGGCAGTGAAGTGCACCGCATACACATGGTATTGCTCTTGTATGCTCCATGGCCCTCTTCTCTTTATTGTGCACAATGAACATTTCCCTTCTTTTGTGGA harbors:
- the LOC123408414 gene encoding uncharacterized protein LOC123408414; its protein translation is MAPSAPSMLRHLDPSRRPGESRSTTVLSPALDQAVFFLRSHAVTLSAADGVNVSSSMAVGKALEAQLSVPVHSLRVTAHHPEHFFVTFTQPAHQVNAVRRGSIRVDGACFNISPWHEHDLATFDSLLLHVRVVVEKFFMHFWSVEGAEEILGRRVRVDRLDSRTLERGWRTGRRPLHAPPTPSRAVCRRPAPTTMTPPSRWWPLHLGRWGWRTAKGATACIAWLMPPLPAWVAGAALGTAARETATTREDRVQVDTGPGRTSSFAAAPRVLLALRLRSAVEADPRRPGADRGSPRAVARGLGGPLRQLDASRGPHVRAPLLQGLPRPRSPPLRPPSPPLLRGPTPAGRTRSRNSSGRPRSPP
- the LOC123408415 gene encoding uncharacterized protein LOC123408415, whose amino-acid sequence is MCPARLQVRRSVRGISSGGAAAVRPVRTSDRPGDRGIRRCQAVSPPGHLSPARIRPRNGNLGPRGVDDDGLDAGLECARPPLGQVREPDPADPVPCPPSVMGRRRGADRWLQHRSTLLGAGASAWEPDLAAGGEVPGATQGTQATNHGAVWRRADRRLEGPGEPVRRGLACPVQIYLPSLLSSRSASPVAQLHRLISAAAAPVVPPNPSFAAENYLVDTCGLTRAQALKASAKVNHLRSPSYPDAVLAFLAGLGLSSAHVAALVAKDPKFLCAGVERTLAPVVVGLAGLGFSRPEIARLVSLGGAKFRCRSVVSSLQYYLHLFGSAEKLFRALKHGSCLLSSDLELVIKPNVAFLEECGLGACDIAKLCIGAPWLLSTNLDRLQAIVACAEGIGVPRCSGMFRQALQVAFLGEEYITAKVDHLKNMFRWSDAEVRIAVCKAPMVLTLSKDLLQRKSGFLVSEVGLEPAYMAHRLTLLTYSLEGRLRPRYYVVKFLKENGLLDYGRDYYNAVVLTEKVFMEKFICPHKKAAPQLAKDYAAACRGEVPARFRFT